The Natribaculum luteum genome contains the following window.
GGCTGTCGATGGCCTCGTTCACTGACGAGACCGTCGACGAACTCGCCGACGCGATGCCGGAGGAGGCGAACGTCTACAACCCGGTCGACGTCATCGGCGACGCCGACGTCGAGCGATTCGAACGGGCACTCGACGTCGTCCTCTCGGACCCGAACGTCGGATCCGCGGTCGTCGTCAGCGCACCGACGGCCGTCCTCGAGTACGAGGACCTCGCGGAGATCGTCGTCGAGGAAAGCGAGATCCACGGCAAGCCGATCGTCCCCTGCCTGATGGGCGGCGAGCGGACGGACGCGCCGGCGGCGATCTTGCGGGAAGGCGGGATCCCGAACTACTTCGACCCCGCGCGGGCCGTCTCGGGTCTCGACGCGCTTTCGGCGTACCGCGACGTCAGACACCGTGAAGTCGACGAGCCGACGACGTTCGACGTCGACCGCGACCGCGCACGGGAGATCCTCGCACAGGCGAAAGAGCGCGATGACAACCGGCTTGGCGTCGAGGCGATGGACCTCCTCGAGACCTACGGCATCCCGATCCCGGATGGCGAGGTCGTCGACGATCCGGCCGACGCGGTCGCCGTCGCCGAGTCGCTCGAGGGCGACGCTGTCATGAAGATCGTCAGCCCGGACATCGCACACAAGATGGACATCGGCGGCGTCAAGATCGGCGTTCCCGACGACGAGGTGTACGACGCCTACGAGGACCTCGTCTCGCGGGCGCGAAACTACCAGCCGGACGCGCAGTTGCTCGGCGTCCAGGTGCAAGAACAGGTCGACCTCGAGGGGACGACCGAGACCATCGTCGGGATGAACCGCGACCCGCAGTTCGGTCCCCTCCTGCTGTTCGGCCTCGGTGGCATCTTCGTCGAGATCCTCGAGGACACCTCGGTGCGCGTGGCACCGATCGGGGAGCACGAGGCGAGCGCGATGGTCGACGAAATCCAGGCGGCACCGCTGTTGCGCGGCGCGCGCGGTCGCGAGCCGGCCGACGTCGACGCGCTCGTCGAGGCCATCCAGCGACTCTCCCAGCTCGTCACGGATTTCCCGGCGATCGTCGAACTCGACGTGAACCCGCTCGTCGCGGGCGCAGACGGCGTACAGGCACTCGATCTCGTCATCACACTCGACACGGAGAAGCTATGAACACACTCGTTACGTCACTGGAAGAGAGCACCGGCAAGACGGCGGTGGCGCTCGCACTCGCACGACTGGCCCGCGAGGACGGCGACAGCGTCGGCTACATGAAACCGAAGGGAACGCGACTCGAGAGTACCGTCGGCAAGACCCTGGACGAGGATCCGCTGCTCGCCCGCGAACTGCTCGAACTCGACGCGGACGTCGCGGACCTGGAGCCCGTCGTCTACTCGCCGACGTTCATCGAGCAGGCGATCCGCGGCCGCGAGAATCCCGACGCCCTCAGCGAGCGCGTCCGCGAGGCGTTCGAGACGCTCGCCGACGGGACCGACCGGATGTTCCTCGAAGGCGGGGGACGGCTCGACCTCGGCGGTATCGTCGACCTCACGGACCCTGACGTCGCCGAACTGCTCGACGCTCGTGCGCTGTTGATCGCGCCGTACGAGACCCCGGCGGACGTCGACGACGTCCTCGCCGCGGCCCGGCCGTTCGGCGACCGTCTCGACGGTGTCCTGTTCAACAACGTCGCTGACGCCGCGTTCGACCAGCTCGAGACCGACGTCGTGCCCTTCCTCGAGGGCAAGGGTGTCACGGTCCACGGCGTCCTGCCGCGAGAGCGGACGCTGGCCGGCGTCACCGCCGCCGAACTGGCGGACGAACTCGGTGCGACGGCGCTCGTCGAGGAGGGACTCGACGCGTACGTCGAACGGTTCAGCGTCGGCGCGATGGGCGGCGATAGCGCCCTGCGTCACTTCCGGCGGACCAAAAACGCCGCGGTCATCACCGGCGGCGATCGCGCCGACGTTCACACGGCTGCACTCGAGGCCCCGGGCATTCACTGTCTCATCCTCACCGGCGGCCACCGACCCTCGAGTGCCGTCCTTGGCAAGGCCGCGGAGAAGGAGGTACCGATCCTGATGGTTCAGACGGATACGCTCACGACGATCGAACGCGCGGAAGACGTCGTTCGGAGCGGCCGGACGCGAGACGAACGGACGGTCGACCAGATGGAGTCACTGTTGTCCGATCACGCGAACGTCGAGGCCATCCTCCGCGGTTGAGTGTTCAACTCGCCGACCCATCCGCACGAAGCGTCTGCGTTCGATTTCGTCGAGTACGACGCTCGAACGGTGCTCGATGGACGAATCGGCCGTCCGGCTGGTGCCCAACGACGCGTCTGGTGAGTACAGTAGTTGCGAGCGGGTCGTAGGGCAGGCGACCCGCCGACAATGTGCCGGTTGTCAGAGGCACCCCGGCGTTCGAATACACGCTATCCACCGATATACCCTCATCTTTCGCACTCTCGGTCAAGGAGTGAATTATAGTATATAACACTTTCCACCATTTAATTAGATGGAGCGATGAAACTGCAGGATGAAACGGGTACTGACCGTCGCCTGGTGGGCTGACTGTCGCCGTAGACTGCCCGCTGGACCGGATCTCGGCGAGAACGCACGACGTTCACGATTCGCTGAACGTCGTCTGACCAAGAATTAATAGTTTGCCAGTCGTGGAGCCAGATATGGACGACACACCACAGGAAATCACGTCGCTCGTCGGACGGGAGGTTTACTCGAACAACGGCGTCTTCGTCGGCGAAGTCGAAGATCTGCGCCTGGACGTCGACGGTGAAGCCGTCACCGGACTCGCACTCGGCGGCCTGAACTCGGAACTGTTCGCCGACAACGCCGACCACGTCGGCGTCATCGTCCCCTACAGGTGGGTGCGCGCCGTCGGCGACATCGTCCTGGTCAACGACGTGGTCGAACGCGTTCGCGAACCGGACGAAGAAACGGAAGAAATCGTCGCCTGATACGGACCGCTGTCCGTCCGTCCCGAAGCGACCGCGTCCCGTCGGGTGGTCGCTGCGGAAAATCGGGACAGCAGACCGTATGAATCGGGGGTACGACCACGACCGTCGCGCTGTTTTCTCGGTTAGCTCCCGTTCGACCCTTCGCCGCCCTCGACGCCCATCGCGTCGAACAGCGTCCGCTTTACCGCCTCCTCGGTGAGCTCGAGGAGCGTCTCGCGGGTGTCGTCGGAGATCTCGATGCCGGTGAAAATGCCCAGCGGAATCTCGGCGCTCGCCTGTGTCGAGTGACCCGCCGTCTCGCCGATGTCGCCGTAGGCGTCTTCCAAGACGTTGCCGATGTTCATTCGGATGTCTTTCGACCGCGCCGCGAGGAAGATCGTCTCGTCTGCGATGCCGAAGACCGCCGTCGTGGTCACTCCCTCGAGGTCGAGCAGGTGGTTGGCCGCCTGCGTCAACGCCTCGCGCCCGCGGACGAAACCGGCGTTCGAGACCAGGTGACTGCCCTGTACGTCGCGGTTGGCGATCGCCTCGGCGAGGACGTCGAGCGTCTCGGGCGACATCGACGGGGACTCGACCTGTTCTAACGTGTCGTGGTTCGCGAACGGGTAGAGGTAGGCGGCAGCGGTGAGGTCGGCGGGGGTCGTATCGCGCTTGAAGTCGAGCGTCTCCGCACGGATGCCATAGAGCAGGGCCGTCGCCACTTCTTCGGAGACGTTGACGTCGAACTCCTGGATGTACTTCGTCATGATCGTCGACGTCGAGGACATGTTCGGCCGGATGTCGACGAACGCCGGGTCGTACCCTTCCGCAGGCTCGTTGTGGTCGACGATGA
Protein-coding sequences here:
- a CDS encoding acetate--CoA ligase family protein; protein product: MGRLSELFAPETVAVVGATDREGSVGRAILENLRSDFEGEVVPVNPDRDELLGMTCYPDVASAPAIDLAVVVVPPPVVVDVLEEIGQEGIGQVVVITAGFSETGGEGATRERRLRELAAEYDLDVVGPNSLGVMSTPVGMNATFAPENALEGSISFMSQSGAFVTAVLDWANDQEIGFRDVVSLGNKAVLDETDFVREWGDDDGTDVVIGYLEGIDDGRAFVDATREVVDDTPIVLVKAGRTDAGAQAASSHTGAIAGSERAYEAGLEQAGVLRAQSVQELFDYARALSGLDVPETDGVAVVTNAGGPGVLTTDAVGDSGLSMASFTDETVDELADAMPEEANVYNPVDVIGDADVERFERALDVVLSDPNVGSAVVVSAPTAVLEYEDLAEIVVEESEIHGKPIVPCLMGGERTDAPAAILREGGIPNYFDPARAVSGLDALSAYRDVRHREVDEPTTFDVDRDRAREILAQAKERDDNRLGVEAMDLLETYGIPIPDGEVVDDPADAVAVAESLEGDAVMKIVSPDIAHKMDIGGVKIGVPDDEVYDAYEDLVSRARNYQPDAQLLGVQVQEQVDLEGTTETIVGMNRDPQFGPLLLFGLGGIFVEILEDTSVRVAPIGEHEASAMVDEIQAAPLLRGARGREPADVDALVEAIQRLSQLVTDFPAIVELDVNPLVAGADGVQALDLVITLDTEKL
- a CDS encoding phosphotransacetylase family protein codes for the protein MNTLVTSLEESTGKTAVALALARLAREDGDSVGYMKPKGTRLESTVGKTLDEDPLLARELLELDADVADLEPVVYSPTFIEQAIRGRENPDALSERVREAFETLADGTDRMFLEGGGRLDLGGIVDLTDPDVAELLDARALLIAPYETPADVDDVLAAARPFGDRLDGVLFNNVADAAFDQLETDVVPFLEGKGVTVHGVLPRERTLAGVTAAELADELGATALVEEGLDAYVERFSVGAMGGDSALRHFRRTKNAAVITGGDRADVHTAALEAPGIHCLILTGGHRPSSAVLGKAAEKEVPILMVQTDTLTTIERAEDVVRSGRTRDERTVDQMESLLSDHANVEAILRG
- a CDS encoding PRC-barrel domain-containing protein; the encoded protein is MDDTPQEITSLVGREVYSNNGVFVGEVEDLRLDVDGEAVTGLALGGLNSELFADNADHVGVIVPYRWVRAVGDIVLVNDVVERVREPDEETEEIVA